A window of the Gossypium hirsutum isolate 1008001.06 chromosome A05, Gossypium_hirsutum_v2.1, whole genome shotgun sequence genome harbors these coding sequences:
- the LOC107940950 gene encoding auxin-induced protein AUX22, translated as MAKEGLGLEITELRLGLPGGGTEKNEKKRVFSEISEEEENEKSNGPPELQSKSQVVGWPPVCSYRKKNSFGDKDGSKTSKFYVKVSMDGAPFLRKIDLALHKGYSDLVKALEKLFGEALRDAESCEFVPIYEDKDGDWMLAGDVPWEMFIESCKRLRIMKKADAKGFGVLQSRVALNGTLKE; from the exons atggcTAAGGAAGGACTGGGGTTGGAAATCACAGAGCTGAGGTTGGGTCTACCTGGAGGCGGGACtgaaaaaaatgagaagaaaagagtGTTCTCAGAGATTTCAGAGGAGGAGGAAAATGAGAAGAGCAATGGGCCGCCGGAGTTGCAAAGCAAGAGTCAAGTGGTGGGGTGGCCGCCGGTATGTTCGTATAGGAAAAAGAACAGTTTCGGCGATAAAGATGggtctaaaacatcaaaattttacGTCAAAGTCAGCATGGATGGAGCTCCTTTTCTTCGCAAAATCGATCTTGCACTGCACAAAGGTTACTCTGATCTTGTTAAGGCTTTGGAGAAGCTGTTTG GAGAGGCGTTAAGGGATGCAGAGAGCTGTGAGTTCGTTCCCATATACGAGGACAAAGATGGAGACTGGATGTTAGCGGGGGACGTTCCTTGGGA GATGTTTATTGAATCGTGCAAGAGGTTGAGAATTATGAAAAAGGCGGATGCGAAGGGATTCGGAGTACTGCAATCGAGGGTAGCTCTCAATGGAACTTTGAAGGAGTGA
- the LOC107906500 gene encoding N-terminal acetyltransferase A complex auxiliary subunit NAA15, with translation MGASLPPKEANLFKLIVKSYETKQCKKGLKAADAILKKFPDHGETLSMKGLTLNCMDRKSEAYELVRLGLKNDVKSHVCWHVYGLLYRSDREYREAIKCYRNALRIDPDNIEILRDLSLLQAQMRDLTGFVETRQQLLTLKPNHRMNWIGFAVANHLCSNVAKAVEILEAYEGTLEDDYPPDNEKCEHGEMLLYKISLLEECGFLERALEELHKKESKIVDKLTSKEQEVSLLVKLGRLEEGVNHYKALLAMNPDNYRYYEGLQKCFSLYSENGKYSSDKIDRLDALYKSLAEQFTWSSAVKRIPLDFLQGDKFCAAAANYIKPLLTKGVPSLFSDLSPLYDQPGKADILEQLILELEHSISGDGRYPDRTEKEPPSTLLWILFFLAQHYDRRGQYDIALSKIDEAIQHTPTVIDLYSVKSRILKHAGDLVAAASLADEARCMDLADRYINSESVKRMLQADQVALAEKIAVLFTKDGDQHNNLHDMQCMWYELASGESYFRQGDLGRALKKFLAVEKHYADITEDQFDFHSYCLRKMTLRAYVDMLRFQDRLHSHAYFHKAAVGAIRCYLKLYDSPLNSPAEVEDNTSKATQKKKMKKQRKAERAKKEAEEKNEGSSASGTSKSGRRHIKPVDPDPYGEKLLKTDDPLSEATKYLKLLQKNSPDSLETHLLSFEVNMRKQKILLAFQAVKQLLRLDADNPDSHCCLIKFFHKVSSMSAPVSDAEKLVWSVLEAERPSISQLQEKTLNEANKIFLGNHEDSLMHRATVAEMLYTLDPTRKLEAVKIIEDSSNKVVPTNGALGSVMEWKLKDCIAVHKLLDNVLIDTDSALRWKVRCAEYFPYSIYFEGSRSSAVNNSLNNLDTETPLNGGANGPDIIQSGNAFTSNGKLEAFKNLKI, from the exons ATGGGAGCTTCGTTGCCTCCGAAAGAAGCTAACCTCTTCAAACTTATCGTC AAATCATATGAAACTAAACAGTGCAAGAAAGGACTGAAGGCTGCAGATGCAATACTGAAAAAGTTTCCTGATCATGGAG AAACTTTGTCGATGAAGGGGTTGACCTTAAATTGCATGGATCGTAAATCTGAAGCATATGAACTTGTCCGACTAGGTTTAAAG AATGATGTTAAAAGTCATGTTTGCTGGCATGTTTATGGTCTCCTTTACCGGTCAGATAGGGAATACAGGGAGGCTATTAAATGCTATCGCAATGCTTTGAGAATAGATCCAGACAACATTGAAATACTACGGGACTTGTCACTCTTGCAG GCACAAATGCGAGATTTGACAGGATTTGTTGAGACAAGACAACAACTTTTGACTTTGAAACCAAATCATCGCATGAACTGGATTGGCTTTGCTGTAGCCAACCATTTATGCTCAAA TGTTGCAAAAGCAGTTGAAATTTTAGAAGCATATGAAGGGACATTAGAAGATGATTATCCACCTGATAATGAAAAATGTGAGCATGGTGAAATGCTTTTATACAAG ATCTCTTTGCTAGAGGAATGCGGGTTTCTTGAGAGAGCACTTGAGGAATTGCACAAGAAAGAGTCAAAAATA GTTGATAAATTGACTTCCAAAGAACAAGAGGTTTCTCTCTTGGTGAAGCTTGGACGCCTAGAAGAAGGTGTCAATCATTACAAGGCTTTACTTGCCATGAATCCCGACAATTACAG ATATTATGAAGGCTTGCAGAAATGTTTTAGTCTATATTCTGAAAATGGCAAGTATTCCTCTGATAAAATTGATCGGTTGGATGCATTATACAAATCACTTGCAGAACAGTTCACCTGGTCATCTGCTGTTAAG AGGATACCACTTGATTTTTTGCAAGGAGACAAGTTCTGTGCAGCTGCAGCTAATTATATTAAGCCCCTTCTAACAAAG GGTGTTCCTTCTTTATTCTCAGATCTTTCTCCTTTGTATGATCAACCCGGCAAG GCAGACATATTGGAGCAACTTATTCTTGAGCTGGAGCATTCAATTAGTGGGGACGGGAGATACCCTGATAG GACTGAGAAGGAGCCCCCTTCAACACTTTTATGGATTTTGTTCTTTTTGGCTCAG CATTATGACAGAAGAGGACAGTATGACATTGCTCTTTCAAAAATTGATGAGGCTATACAGCACACTCCAACCGTAATTGATTTATACTCTGTCAAG AGCCGGATATTGAAACATGCTGGTGATTTGGTAGCTGCGGCTTCATTGGCAGATGAAGCTAGGTGTATGGATCTTGCAGACCGCTACATAAACAGTGAATCTGTCAAGCGTATGTTGCAGGCTGATCAG GTGGCTTTGGCAGAAAAAATTGCTGTATTGTTCACAAAAGATGGAGACCAGCACAACAACCTTCATGACATGCAGTGCATGtg GTATGAACTTGCTTCTGGTGAAAGCTACTTTCGACAAGGTGATCTTGGACGGGCCCTTAAGAAATTTTTAGCTGTGGAGAAGCACTATGCTGATATTACTGAAGATCAATTTGATTTCCATTCTTATTGTTTACGGAAAATGACACTGCGTGCATATGTTGATATGCTAAGATTTCAAGATCGGTTGCATTCCCATGCTTATTTTCACAAAGCAGCAGTTGGTGCCATCAG ATGCTACCTAAAGTTGTACGATTCTCCTTTGAACTCACCAGCTGAAGTAGAGGACAACACTTCAAAGGCTactcaaaaaaagaaaatgaaaaagcaGAGGAAGGCAGAACGAGCTAAGAAA GAGGCAGAGGAGAAAAATGAAGGATCAAGTGCTAGCGGAACGTCTAAGTCTGGGAGACGACACATTAAACCTGTAGATCCAGATCCTTATGGAGAAAAATTATTGAAG ACTGATGATCCCTTGTCGGAAGCAACAAAGTACTTGAAGTTGCTTCAGAAGAACTCACCTGATTCTTTGGAGACACACTTGCTTTCTTTTGAAGTAAATATGAGAAAGCAGAAGATTTTGCTTGCCTTTCAG GCTGTAAAGCAACTGCTAAGGTTGGATGCTGATAATCCGGATTCACATTGCTGCTTG ATCAAATTTTTCCATAAAGTGAGCTCAATGTCCGCTCCGGTGTCTGATGCAGAAAAACTTGTGTGGAGTGTCTTGGAAGCTGAGCGTCCCTCCATCAG TCAATTGCAGGAGAAAACTCTTAATGAGGCAAACAAAATTTTCCTTGGTAATCATGAAG ATTCCTTGATGCATAGAGCAACAGTCGCAGAAATGTTATATACCTTGGACCCCACCAGGAAACTTGAGGCTGTTAAGATAATTGAAGATTCATCCAATAAAGTTGTGCCAAC GAATGGAGCACTTGGATCGGTAATGGAGTGGAAACTCAAGGACTGTATTGCAGTCCATAAACTCTTAGACAATGTTCTTATTGATACAGATTCTGCTTTGA GATGGAAAGTGAGATGTGCAGAGTACTTCCCGTACTCTATCTACTTTGAAGGTAGTCGTAGCTCTGCTGTGAACAACTCCTTGAACAATCTGGATACTGAAACTCCCTTGAATGGGGGTGCAAACGGTCCTGATATCATTCAAAGTGGAAACGCCTTTACATCAAATGGAAAGCTAGAAGCAtttaaaaaccttaaaatttgA
- the LOC121229350 gene encoding acyl-[acyl-carrier-protein] hydrolase FATB2, chloroplastic isoform X2, translated as MYSCPSNSKVWSHLPPPIFIKDHCFPSKYIMATSRFFMPPSASTWNKSKVSLQRVNITSNAIQKTVRFSVINCSLKINLHAQPALNGEIRVPSVIKEMENEEITSLSVAGRLVKGGLVFQQDVSVRSFEIDSEYKMSTKAIMNYLQEASLNYAKKLGLTIDTCFGITPGMRKMDLVWVFRGKHIEVDRYPCWGEVVQILHWTCASGRTGVRFDWTINDINTGETLVRASCLAVMMNKNTRKTCKLPEEVKDEIKAYLRVDVEPIVEVFRYSCPQIDAMDHIKTGLTPGWNDLDVNYHVNNAKYLDWILESTPDSIRDRHELWKIN; from the exons atgtatagTTGTCCTTCAAACTCAAAGGTTTGGTCACATTTGCCTCCTCCAATATTCATCAAAGACCACTGTTTTCCATCTAAATATATAATGGCAACTTCTAGATTCTTCATGCCACCCTCTGCTTCAACATGGAATAAATCCAAGGTTTCCTTGCAACGAGTCAACATAACTTCAAATGCGATCCAAAAGACAGTTAGGTTTAGCGTTATTAACTGTAGTTTGAAGATCAATTTGCACGCTCAACCAGCCCTTAATGGTGAGATTCGAGTACCTTCAGtgataaaagaaatggaaaatgaGGAGATCACTTCACTATCCG TGGCAGGAAGATTGGTAAAAGGTGGACTGGTTTTCCAGCAGGATGTTAGTGTAAGATCATTCGAGATCGACTCTGAATATAAAATGTCAACAAAGGCTATAATGAATTATTTACAG GAAGCATCGCTGAACTATGCCAAGAAATTAGGTCTGACAATCGATACATGTTTCGGTATAACACCGGGAATGCGTAAAATGGACTTGGTATGGGTCTTTCGCGGCAAGCATATCGAGGTGGATCGATATCCTTGTTG GGGTGAGGTTGTTCAGATACTCCACTGGACTTGTGCATCCGGAAGGACCGGTGTACGTTTTGATTGGACTATCAATGACATCAACACAGGCGAAACTCTAGTTCGAGCTTCATG CTTAGCTGTGATGATGAATAAGAACACAAGAAAAACATGCAAGTTACCGGAGGAAGTGAAAGACGAGATAAAAGCTTATCTTAGGGTGGATGTTGAACCCATTGTCGAAGTGTTCAGATATTCTTGTCCCCAAATTGACGCAATGGATCACATCAAAACTGGATTGACG CCTGGATGGAATGATTTAGATGTCAATTACCATGTGAACAATGCCAAGTACCTTGATTGGATTTTGGAG AGCACTCCAGACTCAATTAGGGATAGGCATGAACTTTGGAAAATAAATTGA
- the LOC107944312 gene encoding uncharacterized protein yields MEESVSKVPPSLRLGSFKSSLSGRSTPKSSPTFRRLHSSRTPRREARSGAGGIQWFRSNRLVYWLLLITLWAYLGFYVQSRWAHGHKKEEFLGFTGDPRNKLLDAEKNARRDLLADDSFVAVNNGTNKTQVSSDRKLDVILAKKGNEVSLRKKRSKRARRSLHKMRGKPKAKMNNEISDSEGQEQEILHTNSTYRLLVGPFGSVEDRVLEWSPEKRSGTCDRKGHFARLVWSRRLVLVFHELSMTGAPISMMELATELLSCGATVSAVVLSKKGGLTSELARRRIKVLEDRADLSFKTAMKADLVIAGSAVCASWIDQYIAHFPAGGSQIAWWIMENRREYFDRSKLVLHRVKMLIFLSELQSKQWLTWCQEENIKLRSQPALVPLAVSDELAFVAGIPCSLNTPSSSPEKMLEKRQLLRDAVRKEMGLKDNDMLVMSLSSINAGKGQLFLLEAAHLFIDQYPLQTGSEVKKSLDIRQDHSTLGVKHHLRGLVLKSSNGDLSSRDLRTRNSHRRKMLFDSQGTEEQALKVLIGSVGSKSNKISYVKEILRFLSLHAKLSESVLWTPTTTHVASLYSSADVYVMNSQGLGETFGRVTVEAMAFGLPVLGTDAGGTKEIVDHNVTGLLHPMGHPGTQVLAENLRFLLKNPSARKQMGMEGRKKVERNYLKKHMYKRFVEVLTRCMRSR; encoded by the exons ATGGAGGAAAGTGTCAGCAAGGTACCACCGTCACTAAGGCTAGGGAGCTTTAAGTCCAGTCTTTCTGGAAGATCTACTCCAAAGAGTTCTCCTACATTTCGGCGACTGCATTCAAGCCGAACTCCAAGAAGAGAAGCAAGAAGTGGAGCTGGTGGCATTCAATGGTTTAGGAGCAATCGATTAGTTTATTGGTTGCTTTTGATTACTCTTTGGGCTTACCTTGGATTTTATGTACAATCCAGGTGGGCTCATGGTCATAAAAAGGAGGAATTTTTGGGCTTCACTGGTGATCCAAGAAATAAACTTTTGGATGCTGAAAAGAATGCACGACGAGATTTGCTTGCTGATGACAGTTTCGTAGCAGTGAATAATGGAACTAATAAAACTCAGGTGTCTAGTGATAGAAAGCTTGATGTGATTTTGGCCAAGAAAGGGAATGAAGTCTCATTAAGGAAGAAAAGGAGTAAAAGAGCAAGGCGTAGTTTGCACAAGATGCGTGGTAAACCGAAGGCAAAAATGAACAATGAAATTAGTGACTCCGAGGGTCAAGAACAGGAAATTCTACATACAAATTCTACTTACAGATTGCTTGTTGGTCCATTTGGATCAGTGGAGGACAGAGTTCTGGAGTGGAGTCCTGAAAAGCGGTCTGGAACATGTGATAGGAAGGGGCATTTTGCACGCCTTGTTTGGTCCAGAAGATTAGTGTTGGTATTTCATGAACTCTCAATGACTGGGGCTCCGATTTCAATGATGGAGTTGGCAACAGAGCTCTTGAGCTGTGGAGCCACTGTATCTGCTGTTGTTCTGAGTAAGAAAGGAGGACTTACGTCCGAGCTTGCAAGGAGAAGGATCAAAGTGCTTGAAGACAGAGCAGACCTTAGCTTCAAAACTGCCATGAAGGCAGACCTTGTGATTGCAGGGTCAGCAGTCTGTGCATCATGGATAG ATCAATATATTGCACATTTTCCTGCTGGAGGAAGTCAAATTGCTTGGTGGATCATGGAAAATAGGAGAGAATACTTTGATCGGTCAAAGCTTGTTCTACACCGGGTGAAAATGCTTATTTTCTTATCTGAATTGCAGAGTAAACAGTGGCTTACCTGGTGTCAAGAAGAAAATATTAAGCTGAGATCTCAGCCTGCTCTTGTTCCACTTGCTGTTAGTGATGAGCTGGCTTTTGTAGCTGGCATTCCTTGTTCTTTAAATACTCCATCTTCCAGCCCAGAAAAGATGCTAGAAAAAAGGCAGTTGTTGCGTGATGCAGTAAGAAAAGAGATGGGTTTGAAAGATAATGATATGCTTGTGATGTCCCTAAGTAGCATAAATGCTGGAAAGGGCCAGCTCTTCCTTCTTGAGGCAGCACACCTCTTCATTGATCAGTATCCTTTGCAAACTGGTTCTGAAGTTAAAAAATCATTAGATATCAGGCAAGATCATTCCACCTTGGGTGTAAAGCATCATTTAAGAGGTTTGGTTTTGAAGTCGAGCAATGGTGATTTATCTTCTAGAGATTTGCGGACCAGAAACAGTCACAGAAGGAAGATGCTGTTTGATAGCCAAGGAACAGAAGAACAAGCTCTTAAAGTTCTTATTGGTTCTGTTGGGTCTAAGAGCAATAAGATATCTTATGTTAAAGAAATTCTTAGATTTTTGTCTCTGCATGCAAAGTTGTCAGAGTCTGTACTCTGGACTCCTACAACTACACATGTTGCTTCTCTATATTCATCAGCAGATGTTTACGTCATGAACTCCCAG GGACTAGGAGAAACATTTGGGAGAGTGACTGTTGAAGCAATGGCATTTGGTCTTCCG GTGTTAGGGACTGATGCTGGAGGCACAAAAGAGATAGTTGATCACAATGTGACAGGGCTTTTGCACCCTATGGGTCACCCAGGGACCCAAGTTCTTGCTGAAAATCTCCGGTTTTTGCTCAAAAATCCATCTGCAAGGAAACAAATGGGGATGGAAGGAAGAAAGAAGGTAGAAAGAAATTATCTAAAGAAGCACATGTACAAGAGATTTGTAGAGGTTCTGACCAGGTGTATGAGAAGCCGATAG
- the LOC121229350 gene encoding acyl-[acyl-carrier-protein] hydrolase FATB2, chloroplastic isoform X1, with protein MYSCPSNSKVWSHLPPPIFIKDHCFPSKYIMATSRFFMPPSASTWNKSKVSLQRVNITSNAIQKTVRFSVINCSLKINLHAQPALNVAGRLVKGGLVFQQDVSVRSFEIDSEYKMSTKAIMNYLQEASLNYAKKLGLTIDTCFGITPGMRKMDLVWVFRGKHIEVDRYPCWGEVVQILHWTCASGRTGVRFDWTINDINTGETLVRASCLAVMMNKNTRKTCKLPEEVKDEIKAYLRVDVEPIVEVFRYSCPQIDAMDHIKTGLTPGWNDLDVNYHVNNAKYLDWILESTPDSIRDRHELWKIN; from the exons atgtatagTTGTCCTTCAAACTCAAAGGTTTGGTCACATTTGCCTCCTCCAATATTCATCAAAGACCACTGTTTTCCATCTAAATATATAATGGCAACTTCTAGATTCTTCATGCCACCCTCTGCTTCAACATGGAATAAATCCAAGGTTTCCTTGCAACGAGTCAACATAACTTCAAATGCGATCCAAAAGACAGTTAGGTTTAGCGTTATTAACTGTAGTTTGAAGATCAATTTGCACGCTCAACCAGCCCTTAATG TGGCAGGAAGATTGGTAAAAGGTGGACTGGTTTTCCAGCAGGATGTTAGTGTAAGATCATTCGAGATCGACTCTGAATATAAAATGTCAACAAAGGCTATAATGAATTATTTACAG GAAGCATCGCTGAACTATGCCAAGAAATTAGGTCTGACAATCGATACATGTTTCGGTATAACACCGGGAATGCGTAAAATGGACTTGGTATGGGTCTTTCGCGGCAAGCATATCGAGGTGGATCGATATCCTTGTTG GGGTGAGGTTGTTCAGATACTCCACTGGACTTGTGCATCCGGAAGGACCGGTGTACGTTTTGATTGGACTATCAATGACATCAACACAGGCGAAACTCTAGTTCGAGCTTCATG CTTAGCTGTGATGATGAATAAGAACACAAGAAAAACATGCAAGTTACCGGAGGAAGTGAAAGACGAGATAAAAGCTTATCTTAGGGTGGATGTTGAACCCATTGTCGAAGTGTTCAGATATTCTTGTCCCCAAATTGACGCAATGGATCACATCAAAACTGGATTGACG CCTGGATGGAATGATTTAGATGTCAATTACCATGTGAACAATGCCAAGTACCTTGATTGGATTTTGGAG AGCACTCCAGACTCAATTAGGGATAGGCATGAACTTTGGAAAATAAATTGA